Proteins encoded by one window of Agarivorans sp. Alg241-V36:
- a CDS encoding threonine/serine exporter ThrE family protein has product MKQSSFEVKRNFIIRLGKALHKYGTPAFRLETHLSNVAETLGLNGYFLVTPTSLTFVLWAPDDTQEYNYVMRVKPGEIDLGLLARTNQLVKKVTEEEVSLAEAIERLNQMANQPALHSPWVTCLAFAITGGAFAMLMSANWSTIIWSCLLSCISFYLAYRAEHSKGVHEALEPVAALLCSFVAVAISQFVPDLNIPIVVLSAIIIFIPGLSLTLGLSELAARELISGTARVMDGIMVLFKLYFGAVLGMAFGALIWGQVDLQSSFVSTWWIKWLGVVLLSLGLSVVFKVRAKDLPWGILSGVIAYAAAFAGSAQLGEALGPFVGAFIVGVYANLFAKLTKSPASVVLLQGIVLLVPGSKAYISLNSLVLGESMVSIPNIGSQTFLIFMSIVAGILFANVAVPQRSSL; this is encoded by the coding sequence TTGAAACAGTCAAGCTTTGAAGTAAAACGTAATTTCATTATCAGGTTGGGCAAGGCCTTACACAAATATGGTACGCCAGCATTTCGCCTTGAAACCCACTTGAGTAACGTGGCCGAGACTCTTGGGCTTAATGGCTATTTTTTAGTGACTCCCACCTCTCTCACTTTCGTGCTGTGGGCACCGGATGATACTCAAGAATACAATTATGTAATGCGAGTAAAACCCGGCGAAATTGATTTGGGTTTATTGGCGCGCACCAATCAGTTGGTAAAAAAGGTCACGGAAGAAGAAGTCAGCTTAGCCGAGGCCATAGAGCGGCTAAATCAAATGGCTAATCAACCGGCCTTGCATTCGCCTTGGGTTACCTGCTTAGCTTTTGCGATAACTGGCGGCGCATTTGCCATGTTAATGTCTGCCAATTGGAGCACCATTATTTGGTCGTGCTTGCTCAGTTGTATTTCATTTTATTTGGCTTATCGCGCCGAGCATTCTAAAGGTGTACATGAAGCGCTAGAGCCTGTAGCGGCTCTGCTTTGCTCCTTTGTGGCCGTGGCTATTTCTCAGTTTGTGCCGGATTTAAACATTCCCATAGTAGTGCTTTCAGCAATCATTATTTTCATTCCCGGCTTATCGCTCACCCTTGGTTTAAGCGAGTTAGCGGCGCGCGAGCTTATATCGGGCACCGCTAGGGTAATGGACGGCATAATGGTGTTGTTTAAGCTCTATTTTGGCGCGGTGCTAGGCATGGCCTTTGGTGCGCTAATTTGGGGGCAAGTAGACCTTCAATCTAGCTTTGTTAGCACTTGGTGGATTAAGTGGCTAGGCGTGGTGCTGTTATCATTAGGCCTTAGCGTGGTGTTTAAAGTACGTGCAAAAGACTTACCTTGGGGCATTCTTTCAGGAGTCATTGCCTATGCCGCCGCCTTTGCAGGTAGCGCCCAACTAGGTGAAGCCTTAGGCCCTTTTGTTGGGGCATTTATCGTCGGTGTTTATGCAAACCTATTTGCCAAATTAACTAAATCGCCGGCCTCGGTAGTATTGTTACAAGGCATTGTATTGCTGGTGCCAGGCAGTAAAGCGTATATCAGCTTAAATTCTTTGGTATTGGGCGAGTCAATGGTGAGCATCCCCAATATTGGGTCGCAAACATTTTTGATTTTTATGTCGATTGTGGCGGGAATTTTGTTTGCTAACGTAGCAGTGCCGCAACGTAGCTCACTATAA
- a CDS encoding NAD-dependent malic enzyme translates to MAAGKYLRWKDENGNEFRPVSISGNALLNDRTLNKSSAFSFEEREAFNLAGLLPPKPQTFEDQLKRVYQGFLSACSDIEQYQYLRALQDRNETLFYALVSRHIEEMAPIIYTPTVGKACQEFSHRYQKDRGLYITAENVDQMGEMARHFAGKDIKIIVVTDSQGILGLGDLGIGGMGIPIGKLSLYTLGAGIHPARCLPIALDVGTDNQDLLNDPMYLGLPQKRMRGQEYQDFIEKFVAQTKLHFPEAVLQWEDFSKSNAFDNLSKYEDELPSFNDDIQGTGSVVLAGVIGATKIKNETLGEQVYAVYGAGAGGVGVADQIFAGLLKEGISHQEARDRIFILDSRGVVFDNREGLDEYKKRYAKPFSLAEGWSLAEEGKASLGELIDNTPVTVLLGCSGVGGAFKESHVKKMLEYTERPMVFPLSNPTDNCEALPEDVYKWTNGQAIVATGSPFDDVEYNGNLYRIGQGNNVFIFPAVGLATIVSGVSKITMEMFTTASFALAEYVSQEDLDSGCVFPRMRELKDVSGFVAKAILKQIQETDPQGCLSGKDIDQEIAEHMWEPIYLPYRRV, encoded by the coding sequence ATGGCCGCTGGTAAATATTTACGTTGGAAGGACGAAAACGGAAACGAATTTCGTCCAGTTTCAATATCGGGTAACGCATTGCTTAACGATCGTACCTTAAACAAAAGTTCAGCTTTCAGTTTTGAAGAGCGCGAAGCCTTCAACTTAGCGGGCTTGTTGCCACCAAAACCGCAAACATTTGAAGACCAGTTAAAGCGGGTTTACCAAGGCTTTTTAAGTGCCTGTAGTGACATTGAGCAGTACCAGTACCTTCGTGCACTGCAAGACAGAAACGAAACCTTATTTTACGCCTTGGTATCGCGCCACATTGAAGAAATGGCGCCGATTATTTATACCCCAACAGTAGGTAAAGCTTGCCAGGAGTTTAGCCACCGCTATCAAAAAGATCGCGGTCTATACATTACCGCTGAGAACGTGGACCAAATGGGCGAGATGGCGCGCCACTTTGCTGGTAAAGATATCAAAATTATAGTGGTTACCGACAGCCAAGGTATTCTCGGCCTAGGTGATTTAGGCATTGGTGGTATGGGCATCCCTATTGGTAAGCTGTCACTGTATACCCTAGGTGCTGGTATTCACCCTGCACGTTGTTTGCCAATTGCGCTTGATGTAGGGACCGACAACCAAGACTTGCTTAACGACCCAATGTATTTGGGTCTTCCGCAAAAACGGATGCGTGGTCAAGAGTATCAAGACTTTATCGAGAAGTTTGTGGCGCAAACTAAACTGCATTTCCCAGAGGCAGTGTTGCAATGGGAAGATTTTAGTAAGTCTAACGCTTTCGATAACTTATCTAAGTATGAAGACGAATTGCCATCGTTTAACGATGATATTCAAGGCACTGGTTCAGTGGTATTAGCTGGTGTGATTGGTGCTACTAAAATTAAAAACGAAACTCTTGGTGAGCAAGTTTATGCGGTGTATGGCGCAGGTGCTGGCGGAGTAGGCGTGGCCGACCAAATTTTTGCTGGTTTGCTTAAAGAGGGCATCAGCCATCAAGAAGCCCGTGACCGAATTTTCATTTTAGACTCGCGTGGTGTGGTATTTGATAATCGTGAAGGTCTCGACGAATACAAAAAACGCTACGCTAAACCATTTAGCCTAGCCGAAGGATGGAGCCTAGCTGAAGAAGGCAAAGCCAGCTTAGGCGAGCTTATCGACAATACCCCAGTCACCGTATTGCTTGGCTGTAGTGGTGTGGGTGGCGCGTTTAAAGAAAGCCATGTGAAGAAAATGCTGGAATACACCGAGCGCCCAATGGTGTTCCCATTATCTAACCCAACCGACAATTGTGAAGCCTTGCCAGAAGACGTATATAAATGGACCAATGGCCAAGCCATTGTTGCTACCGGTAGCCCTTTTGATGATGTTGAATACAATGGCAACTTGTACCGTATTGGTCAGGGTAATAACGTATTTATCTTCCCGGCTGTTGGTCTTGCTACGATTGTGTCTGGCGTTAGCAAAATTACCATGGAAATGTTTACTACTGCTTCTTTTGCCTTGGCAGAATATGTTTCTCAAGAAGACCTCGACAGTGGCTGTGTATTCCCAAGAATGCGTGAGCTAAAAGACGTTTCTGGTTTTGTGGCAAAAGCCATTTTGAAACAAATCCAAGAGACCGATCCGCAAGGCTGCTTGAGCGGTAAAGATATTGATCAAGAAATTGCCGAACACATGTGGGAGCCTATTTACCTGCCTTACCGCAGAGTGTAG